A single Comamonas sp. NLF-1-9 DNA region contains:
- a CDS encoding DNA-deoxyinosine glycosylase, producing the protein MARAARPPAPEPLLQGLAPLVGVHTRVLVLGSFPGVASLRAQQYYGHPQNQFWRLLAALWPQQPMPGPQDYAGRCAWVLARGLGIWDVYAACLREGSLDTNIRNARLNDFAGLRARLPQLAAIAHNGGESFSRARRVREGMGLAPDSPIASLRLPSTSPANASWSFARKCAAWEQAFTQYGLL; encoded by the coding sequence GTGGCCCGCGCCGCGCGTCCGCCGGCCCCCGAGCCCCTGCTGCAAGGCCTGGCGCCGCTGGTTGGCGTGCACACCCGCGTGCTGGTGCTGGGCAGCTTTCCGGGCGTGGCTTCGCTGCGGGCGCAGCAGTACTACGGCCACCCGCAAAACCAGTTCTGGCGGCTGCTGGCCGCGCTCTGGCCGCAGCAGCCCATGCCTGGGCCGCAAGACTATGCGGGGCGCTGCGCCTGGGTGCTGGCGCGCGGCCTGGGTATCTGGGACGTGTACGCCGCCTGCCTGCGCGAAGGCAGCCTGGACACGAACATACGCAACGCCCGGCTCAACGATTTCGCCGGTCTGCGCGCGCGCCTGCCGCAGCTTGCGGCCATCGCGCACAACGGCGGCGAGAGCTTTTCGCGCGCGCGGCGCGTGCGTGAGGGCATGGGGCTGGCGCCCGATTCGCCCATCGCCTCGCTGCGCCTGCCTTCCACCAGCCCGGCCAATGCCTCCTGGAGCTTCGCGCGCAAGTGCGCGGCCTGGGAGCAGGCCTTCACGCAATACGGACTGCTCTGA
- a CDS encoding spermidine synthase has translation MPRKPPIELPEVSISDDGELRHLHLGTPWIQGSMRVDAPFDIALEYVQRMMAWLLFVEPDSVPRRRAMQLGLGAGAITKFCCKRLRMHASAVELNPQVVQVCRSWFKLPPDGARLTVVLADAGAEIRKPQYLGRIDALAVDMYDDDAAAPVLDSADFYRDCRALLTDDGCMTVNLFGRSSHYEDSLARICEAFGAQAVWAFRPTREGNTVVLAQRHASRPKRALLLQRAQAVEERWGLVARKWLRTLKPVAP, from the coding sequence ATGCCACGCAAACCCCCGATCGAACTGCCCGAGGTCAGCATCTCCGACGACGGCGAGCTGCGCCATCTGCATCTGGGCACGCCCTGGATACAGGGCTCCATGCGCGTGGACGCGCCGTTTGACATCGCGCTCGAATACGTGCAGCGCATGATGGCCTGGCTGCTGTTCGTCGAGCCCGACAGCGTGCCCCGTCGCCGCGCGATGCAGCTCGGGCTCGGGGCCGGGGCCATCACCAAGTTCTGCTGCAAGCGCCTGCGCATGCACGCCAGCGCGGTGGAGCTCAACCCGCAGGTGGTGCAGGTGTGCCGCAGCTGGTTCAAGCTGCCGCCCGACGGCGCGCGCCTGACGGTGGTGCTGGCCGACGCGGGCGCGGAGATTCGCAAGCCGCAGTACCTCGGGCGCATCGACGCGCTGGCGGTGGACATGTACGACGACGACGCGGCCGCGCCCGTCCTCGACAGCGCGGACTTCTACCGCGACTGCCGCGCGCTGCTGACCGACGACGGCTGCATGACGGTGAACCTGTTTGGTCGCAGCAGCCACTACGAAGACAGCCTGGCGCGCATCTGCGAAGCCTTTGGCGCGCAGGCCGTCTGGGCTTTTCGGCCCACGCGCGAAGGCAACACCGTGGTGCTGGCCCAGCGCCACGCAAGCCGGCCCAAGCGGGCATTGCTGCTGCAGCGCGCCCAGGCGGTGGAAGAGCGCTGGGGCCTGGTGGCGCGCAAATGGCTGCGCACCCTCAAACCCGTGGCGCCGTGA